The following are encoded together in the Nocardioides thalensis genome:
- a CDS encoding 2-oxoacid:acceptor oxidoreductase subunit alpha, giving the protein MSQTKEVKQLDRVIIRFAGDSGDGMQLTGDRFTQESAVFGNDLVTLPNFPAEIRAPQGTIPGVSSFQVHFADHDILTAGDRPDVLVAMNPAALKANLGDLPKGATIIVDTHDFTKRNLDKAGYDANPLDSLGDAGSELGDFQVQPVDLTGMTVEAVKEFGLSRKDAARAKNMFALGLLSWMYGRPVDSTIDFLTKKFAKAPAIRDANITAFKAGWNFGETTETFVVQYEIKPAKLPEGTYRNITGNLALSYGLVAAGVRSGLPILLGTYPITPASDILHELSRHKSFGITTFQAEDEIAGIGAAIGASFAGSLGVTTTSGPGIALKSEAIGLAVMTELPLVVIDVQRGGPSTGLPTKTEQADLLQAMYGRNGEAPVPIVAPQSPGDCFAAAVEAARIAITYRTPVMLLSDGYLANGSEPWQIPSVNDLPEIDPGFATGPNHVSKKAAAEGSTEADEFWPYLRDDETLARPWAIPGTAGLEHRIGGLEKADGHGNISYDPANHDLMVRTRQAKIERIADSLPPLEVDDPSGQAKVLVIGWGSTYGPIGAACRRVRRAGYHVAQVHLRHLNPFPKDLGAILKGYDKVLVPEMNLGQLSKLLRAEYLVDAIGYNHVRGLPLKAAELAEAIGNLVGEAEGRDVDLGEHGLNPPSDHEEAPLS; this is encoded by the coding sequence GTGAGTCAGACCAAAGAGGTCAAGCAGCTCGACCGCGTGATCATCCGGTTCGCCGGCGACTCCGGCGACGGCATGCAGCTGACGGGTGACCGGTTCACCCAGGAGTCAGCGGTGTTCGGCAACGACCTGGTGACGCTGCCCAACTTCCCCGCAGAGATCCGCGCACCCCAGGGCACGATCCCCGGGGTGTCGTCGTTCCAGGTCCACTTCGCCGACCACGACATCCTCACCGCGGGCGACCGGCCCGACGTGCTCGTCGCGATGAACCCCGCGGCGCTCAAGGCCAACCTCGGCGACCTGCCCAAGGGCGCGACGATCATCGTCGACACCCACGACTTCACCAAGCGCAACCTCGACAAGGCCGGCTACGACGCCAACCCCCTCGACTCCCTCGGTGACGCCGGCTCCGAGCTCGGCGACTTCCAGGTGCAGCCGGTCGACCTGACCGGCATGACCGTCGAGGCGGTCAAGGAGTTCGGCCTCTCCCGCAAGGACGCCGCCCGCGCGAAGAACATGTTCGCCCTCGGCCTGCTGTCGTGGATGTACGGACGACCCGTCGACTCCACCATCGACTTCCTCACCAAGAAGTTCGCCAAGGCCCCCGCGATCCGCGACGCCAACATCACCGCGTTCAAGGCGGGCTGGAACTTCGGCGAGACCACCGAGACCTTCGTCGTCCAGTACGAGATCAAGCCGGCCAAGCTGCCCGAGGGCACCTACCGCAACATCACCGGCAACCTGGCCCTGTCCTACGGCCTGGTGGCCGCCGGCGTCCGCTCCGGACTGCCGATCCTGCTGGGCACCTACCCGATCACCCCGGCCTCCGACATCCTCCACGAGCTCAGCCGGCACAAGTCGTTCGGGATCACCACGTTCCAGGCCGAGGACGAGATCGCCGGCATCGGCGCCGCGATCGGCGCCTCGTTCGCCGGCTCCCTCGGCGTCACCACCACCTCCGGACCGGGCATCGCGCTGAAGTCCGAGGCCATCGGCCTGGCCGTGATGACCGAGCTGCCCCTGGTCGTCATCGACGTCCAGCGTGGCGGCCCCTCGACCGGCCTGCCGACCAAGACCGAGCAGGCCGACCTGCTCCAGGCCATGTACGGCCGCAACGGCGAGGCGCCGGTCCCGATCGTCGCCCCGCAGTCGCCCGGCGACTGCTTCGCCGCCGCGGTCGAGGCCGCGCGGATCGCCATCACCTACCGCACCCCGGTGATGCTGCTCTCCGACGGCTACCTCGCCAACGGCTCCGAGCCGTGGCAGATCCCCTCGGTCAACGACCTCCCGGAGATCGACCCCGGCTTCGCCACCGGCCCCAACCACGTCAGCAAGAAGGCTGCGGCCGAAGGAAGCACCGAGGCCGACGAGTTCTGGCCCTACCTGCGCGACGACGAGACCCTCGCCCGCCCGTGGGCGATCCCCGGCACCGCCGGCCTCGAGCACCGCATCGGCGGCCTGGAGAAGGCCGACGGCCACGGCAACATCTCCTACGACCCGGCCAACCACGACCTCATGGTCCGCACCCGGCAGGCCAAGATCGAACGGATCGCCGACTCCCTGCCGCCGCTGGAGGTCGACGACCCGTCAGGCCAGGCGAAGGTGCTCGTCATCGGGTGGGGCTCGACCTACGGCCCGATCGGCGCGGCCTGCCGTCGCGTACGCCGCGCCGGCTACCACGTGGCGCAGGTCCACCTCCGTCACCTCAACCCGTTCCCGAAGGACCTCGGCGCGATCCTCAAGGGCTACGACAAGGTCCTCGTGCCCGAGATGAACCTCGGCCAGCTGAGCAAGCTGCTGCGTGCCGAGTACCTCGTCGACGCCATCGGCTACAACCACGTCCGCGGACTGCCGCTCAAGGCCGCCGAGCTCGCCGAGGCCATCGGCAACCTCGTCGGCGAGGCCGAGGGACGCGACGTCGACCTCGGCGAGCACGGCCTCAACCCCCCGTCCGACCACGAAGAGGCACCCCTGTCATGA
- a CDS encoding 2-oxoacid:ferredoxin oxidoreductase subunit beta, whose product MTSIDLPVPSLRSGTESVPTTDEKQTAKEFSSDQEVRWCPGCGDYAVLKAVQSFLPDLGLRRENIVFVSGIGCSSRFPYYLDTFGMHSIHGRAPSIATGIATAREDLSVWVVTGDGDALSIGGNHLIHALRRNVNMTILLFNNRIYGLTKGQYSPTSEVGKVTKSTPVGSVDHPFNPVSLALGAEGTFVARTIDSDRKHLTSVLAAAAAHRGTSFVEIYQNCPIFNDGAFDAIKDNETKEHAIIPLTHGQPITFGTRDEATGLGDKGLVRAASGGVEVVETAAVDAEQLLVHDAHNPDPSTAFAISRLTDAGYLNRSPIGIFRQVERPTYDDGARAQVTDAQAAVTGTPEERLTALIGAGDTWQVG is encoded by the coding sequence ATGACCTCGATCGACCTGCCCGTCCCGTCGCTCCGCTCCGGCACCGAGTCGGTGCCGACGACCGACGAGAAGCAGACGGCGAAGGAGTTCTCCAGCGACCAGGAGGTCCGTTGGTGCCCCGGCTGCGGTGACTACGCCGTCCTCAAGGCCGTCCAGTCGTTCCTGCCCGACCTCGGTCTGCGCCGCGAGAACATCGTGTTCGTCTCCGGCATCGGCTGCTCGTCGCGATTCCCCTACTACCTCGACACGTTCGGCATGCACTCGATCCACGGCCGGGCGCCGTCGATCGCCACCGGCATCGCCACGGCTCGCGAGGACCTCTCGGTGTGGGTCGTCACCGGCGACGGCGACGCGCTCTCGATCGGTGGCAACCACCTGATCCACGCCCTGCGCCGCAACGTCAACATGACGATCCTGCTGTTCAACAACCGGATCTACGGCCTGACCAAGGGCCAGTACTCCCCCACCTCCGAGGTCGGCAAGGTCACCAAGTCGACCCCGGTCGGCTCGGTCGACCACCCGTTCAACCCGGTCTCCCTCGCGCTCGGCGCCGAGGGCACCTTCGTGGCCCGGACCATCGACTCCGACCGTAAGCACCTCACCTCCGTGCTCGCCGCCGCAGCCGCCCACCGGGGCACCTCGTTCGTCGAGATCTACCAGAACTGCCCGATCTTCAACGACGGCGCGTTCGACGCGATCAAGGACAACGAGACCAAGGAGCACGCGATCATCCCGCTGACCCACGGCCAGCCGATCACGTTCGGCACCCGCGACGAGGCCACCGGCCTCGGCGACAAGGGCCTGGTCCGTGCCGCGAGCGGCGGGGTCGAGGTCGTCGAGACCGCAGCTGTCGACGCCGAGCAGCTGCTGGTCCACGACGCCCACAACCCCGACCCGTCGACCGCCTTCGCGATCTCGCGACTCACCGACGCCGGCTACCTCAACCGCTCCCCGATCGGCATCTTCCGCCAGGTCGAGCGCCCGACGTACGACGACGGCGCCCGCGCGCAGGTCACCGACGCCCAGGCGGCGGTGACCGGCACCCCCGAGGAGCGCCTGACCGCGCTCATCGGCGCCGGCGACACCTGGCAGGTCGGCTGA
- the cysT gene encoding sulfate ABC transporter permease subunit CysT — protein sequence MATATVDAAARPAPRRRAGSGTTLTAGSSLGLGIAITWFSLLVLIPLSALVVTASERGWSGYIETITNPQTMAAVRLTVGQSLLVTLINVVMGTLIAWVLVRDRFFGKAALDVIIDIPFALPTIVAGLVLLGLYGPNSPLGLDWAYSDRAVMLALAFVTLPFIVRTVQPVLGELDHDVEEAAASLGAGRLTIFRRVILPSLTPAICAGAALSFARAIAEYGSLVLLSGNKPFETEVVSVRVLSFVENGSTASAAALASLMLAVALVVIVLLDVLQRWVSRRG from the coding sequence ATGGCAACCGCGACGGTTGACGCTGCAGCCCGCCCGGCGCCTCGGCGCCGGGCGGGCTCCGGCACGACACTCACCGCGGGTTCGTCGCTCGGTCTCGGCATCGCGATCACCTGGTTCAGCCTCTTGGTGCTGATCCCGTTGAGCGCGCTCGTCGTCACCGCCAGTGAGCGCGGGTGGTCCGGCTACATCGAGACCATCACGAACCCGCAGACCATGGCTGCCGTCCGGCTCACCGTCGGCCAGTCCCTGCTCGTCACGCTGATCAACGTCGTGATGGGCACCCTGATCGCCTGGGTGCTCGTCCGCGACCGGTTCTTCGGCAAGGCGGCTCTCGACGTCATCATCGACATCCCGTTCGCCCTGCCCACCATCGTGGCCGGCCTGGTCCTGCTCGGGCTCTACGGACCGAACAGTCCGCTGGGCCTCGACTGGGCGTACTCCGATCGGGCGGTGATGCTCGCACTTGCGTTCGTCACCCTGCCCTTCATCGTGCGCACGGTGCAGCCGGTGCTCGGCGAGCTCGACCACGACGTCGAAGAGGCGGCAGCTTCCCTGGGTGCGGGGCGGCTGACCATCTTCCGCCGGGTGATCCTGCCGAGCCTCACGCCCGCCATCTGCGCCGGTGCCGCCCTGTCGTTCGCGCGTGCCATCGCGGAGTACGGCTCGCTGGTGTTGCTCAGCGGCAACAAGCCGTTCGAGACCGAGGTGGTCTCGGTGCGCGTGCTGTCGTTCGTGGAGAACGGGAGCACGGCGTCCGCAGCCGCCCTCGCGAGCCTGATGCTCGCCGTGGCGTTGGTCGTGATCGTGCTGCTCGACGTGCTGCAGAGGTGGGTGTCGCGCCGTGGTTGA
- a CDS encoding NADH-quinone oxidoreductase subunit M: MLSVLILLPLVGAIAVAFLPRHLSKLLGLAVSAATLVLAVVAAFRFDVGGGMQLEEEQPWIEAFGVHYALGLDGLGLLMVLLTVVLVPLVLAAEWTKADDAAGGGARAFVAWTLALEGLSLAVFCATDVFLFYVVFEATLIPAYFLVGGFGREGRGAAAVKFLMFQLAGGLVLLASVIGLYVVSAESGEPSYLLSDLMALDIDTTAGRWLFAGFLFAFAVKAPLFPLHTWLADTTEKATPGTSVLLVCVLDKIGTFGMLRFCLGIFPEASEWATPLVVTLALISIVYGAFVAIGQDDVLRLIGLTSLSHFGFITLGIFVMTPQGGSGAVLYMVNHGLGTAVLFLVAGYLLQRRGTTLISEMGGIEKVTPVLAGLFLVAGLATLGLPGLSPFVSEFLVLASAFDYAWYVGAIAVTGIVLAAIYVLWLYQRTMTGPTPPEVEATPDLGWREIGAVAPLVLALVVFGFYPAPLLDAANPMVDELLAHVGVEDDGPTVPAEEAVPAEEGH, encoded by the coding sequence ATGCTCTCGGTCCTGATCCTGCTGCCGCTGGTCGGCGCGATCGCCGTCGCGTTCCTGCCGCGGCACCTGAGCAAGCTGCTCGGCCTCGCGGTCTCGGCGGCGACGCTGGTGCTCGCGGTCGTGGCGGCCTTCCGCTTCGACGTCGGCGGCGGCATGCAGCTCGAGGAGGAGCAGCCGTGGATCGAGGCGTTCGGGGTGCACTACGCCCTCGGCCTCGACGGGCTGGGCCTGCTGATGGTGCTGCTCACCGTCGTCCTCGTCCCGCTGGTGCTTGCGGCGGAGTGGACCAAGGCAGACGACGCCGCGGGTGGCGGAGCGCGGGCGTTCGTCGCCTGGACCCTCGCCCTCGAGGGCCTGTCGCTCGCGGTGTTCTGCGCCACCGACGTCTTCCTCTTCTACGTCGTGTTCGAGGCGACGCTGATCCCGGCCTACTTCCTCGTCGGCGGCTTCGGCCGCGAGGGGCGTGGGGCCGCGGCCGTGAAGTTCCTGATGTTCCAGCTCGCCGGTGGGTTGGTGCTCCTCGCCTCGGTGATCGGCCTGTACGTCGTCTCCGCGGAGTCCGGCGAGCCGTCGTACCTCCTGTCGGACCTGATGGCGCTCGACATCGACACGACCGCCGGCCGCTGGCTGTTCGCCGGTTTCCTGTTCGCGTTCGCGGTGAAGGCACCGCTGTTCCCGCTGCACACCTGGCTGGCCGACACCACCGAGAAGGCGACCCCCGGCACCTCGGTGCTGCTGGTCTGCGTGCTCGACAAGATCGGCACGTTCGGCATGCTGCGCTTCTGCCTCGGCATCTTCCCCGAGGCCTCGGAGTGGGCGACCCCGCTCGTCGTCACCCTGGCGCTGATCTCGATCGTCTACGGCGCGTTCGTGGCGATCGGGCAGGACGACGTGCTCCGCCTGATCGGCCTCACCTCGCTCAGCCACTTCGGCTTCATCACCCTCGGCATCTTCGTGATGACCCCGCAGGGCGGCTCGGGCGCGGTGCTCTACATGGTCAACCACGGCCTCGGCACGGCCGTGCTGTTCCTCGTCGCCGGCTACCTGCTCCAGCGGCGCGGCACCACGTTGATCAGCGAGATGGGCGGCATCGAGAAGGTCACCCCGGTGCTCGCCGGACTGTTCCTTGTCGCCGGCTTGGCGACGCTCGGCCTGCCGGGCCTCAGCCCGTTCGTCTCCGAGTTCCTCGTGCTGGCCTCGGCGTTCGACTACGCCTGGTACGTCGGCGCGATCGCCGTCACCGGCATCGTGCTGGCCGCGATCTACGTGCTCTGGCTCTACCAGCGCACGATGACCGGTCCGACACCGCCCGAGGTGGAGGCCACCCCCGACCTCGGCTGGCGTGAGATCGGCGCGGTCGCACCGCTCGTGCTGGCGCTGGTGGTGTTCGGGTTCTACCCGGCGCCGCTGCTCGACGCCGCCAACCCGATGGTCGACGAGCTGTTGGCCCACGTCGGGGTCGAGGACGACGGGCCGACGGTCCCGGCCGAAGAAGCCGTTCCCGCGGAGGAGGGCCACTGA
- a CDS encoding sulfate ABC transporter substrate-binding protein, with translation MNRTFKATVAGLTGVLALTACTSTGAADSESTLSVVAFSVMESANEPVFEAFEESDAGDGIGFAPSYGASGDQSRAVVDGKEADVVHFSLETDVTRLVDEGLVAEDWKDNPTNGIATSSVVVFVVREGNPLGIDSWDDLVQEDVEIVTPNPGSSGAARWNILAAWAHVIGNGGTEKEAQQFVADLLANTPALPPSGREATSAFVEGDQDVLLSYENEAILAKQNGEAIDYIVPEDTLLIENPAAVTTDAKDGAQDFLEFQTSPEAQEIYAGFGFRPVAGVDGVEIPEVEGANDPAAPFPAPGQLWTIDGDFGGWGEAAEKFFADGEDGEPLGIIPTLIEESGADAQE, from the coding sequence ATGAACAGAACCTTCAAGGCCACGGTCGCAGGGCTGACCGGGGTGCTGGCCTTGACGGCGTGCACCTCGACGGGCGCGGCCGATTCCGAGAGCACGCTCAGCGTGGTCGCCTTCTCGGTGATGGAGTCCGCCAACGAGCCGGTCTTCGAGGCGTTCGAGGAGTCCGACGCCGGCGACGGCATCGGCTTCGCGCCGTCGTACGGCGCCTCCGGTGACCAGTCGCGTGCCGTCGTGGACGGCAAGGAGGCCGACGTCGTCCACTTCTCCCTCGAGACCGACGTGACCCGTCTCGTCGACGAGGGCCTGGTGGCGGAGGACTGGAAGGACAACCCGACCAACGGCATCGCCACGTCGTCCGTGGTGGTCTTCGTCGTGCGCGAGGGCAACCCCCTCGGCATCGACTCGTGGGACGACCTGGTGCAGGAGGACGTCGAGATCGTGACGCCCAACCCCGGCTCGTCCGGTGCCGCCCGGTGGAACATCCTCGCCGCCTGGGCGCACGTGATCGGCAACGGTGGCACGGAGAAGGAGGCGCAGCAGTTCGTCGCCGACCTGCTCGCCAACACGCCTGCACTGCCGCCGAGCGGCCGTGAGGCGACCTCGGCCTTCGTCGAGGGCGACCAGGACGTGCTGCTCTCCTACGAGAACGAGGCCATCCTGGCCAAGCAGAACGGCGAGGCGATCGACTACATCGTCCCGGAGGACACGCTCCTCATCGAGAACCCCGCCGCCGTGACCACCGACGCCAAGGACGGCGCCCAGGACTTCCTCGAGTTCCAGACCTCGCCCGAGGCGCAGGAGATCTACGCGGGGTTCGGCTTCCGTCCGGTCGCCGGTGTCGACGGCGTCGAGATCCCCGAGGTGGAGGGCGCGAACGACCCGGCCGCGCCGTTCCCCGCGCCGGGGCAGCTGTGGACCATCGACGGTGACTTCGGCGGCTGGGGAGAGGCTGCCGAGAAGTTCTTCGCTGACGGTGAGGACGGTGAGCCGCTCGGCATCATCCCGACCCTCATCGAAGAGTCCGGCGCCGACGCCCAGGAGTGA
- the rarD gene encoding EamA family transporter RarD — MSAKQDSSGLALGAAAYVMWGAFPLYFPLLEPSGAVEILAHRIVWSAVTMGLLLLVLRRTATLRTILADRRTTLLLVGAAVVITFNWGTYIYGVTTGRVVETSLGYFINPLVTVLMGVLILGERLRRLQWVALGIGFVACSVLTWDYGRPPYVALVLAFSFGTYGLLKKSAGAGAVESLALETAVLAPFALVYLLVLGSAGHFVDLGAGHTVLLMTTGLVTAVPLLCFGAAATRVTMTSLGLLQYLAPVIQFALGVTVLGEHMPAGRWIGFGLVWVALSIFTFEALRERRRRQLALVAEASAA; from the coding sequence GTGAGCGCGAAGCAGGACTCGTCCGGCCTCGCGCTCGGCGCTGCCGCCTACGTCATGTGGGGCGCGTTCCCGCTCTACTTCCCGCTGCTGGAGCCGAGCGGGGCCGTCGAGATCCTGGCGCACCGCATCGTCTGGTCGGCCGTCACGATGGGCCTGCTGCTGCTCGTCCTGCGCCGCACCGCGACCCTGCGCACGATCCTCGCCGATCGGCGCACCACACTGCTGCTGGTCGGAGCGGCCGTCGTCATCACGTTCAACTGGGGCACCTACATCTACGGCGTCACCACGGGTCGCGTCGTCGAGACGTCGCTCGGCTACTTCATCAACCCGCTGGTGACCGTACTGATGGGCGTGCTGATCCTGGGCGAGCGGCTGCGCCGGCTCCAGTGGGTCGCGCTCGGCATCGGCTTCGTGGCGTGCTCGGTGCTCACCTGGGACTACGGACGGCCGCCGTACGTCGCGCTGGTGCTGGCGTTCTCGTTCGGCACCTACGGCCTGCTCAAGAAGTCGGCCGGCGCCGGCGCGGTCGAGAGCCTGGCGCTCGAGACGGCGGTCCTCGCCCCGTTCGCACTGGTCTACCTGCTGGTGCTCGGGTCCGCGGGCCACTTCGTCGACCTCGGCGCCGGGCACACCGTGCTGCTGATGACCACGGGCCTGGTCACCGCCGTGCCCCTGCTCTGCTTCGGGGCCGCGGCCACCCGGGTGACGATGACGTCGCTCGGGCTGCTGCAGTACCTCGCGCCGGTGATCCAGTTCGCGCTCGGCGTCACCGTGCTCGGCGAGCACATGCCCGCCGGCCGCTGGATCGGCTTCGGTCTGGTGTGGGTCGCGCTGAGCATCTTCACGTTCGAGGCGCTGCGCGAGCGGCGACGGCGGCAGCTGGCGCTCGTGGCGGAGGCGAGCGCGGCGTAG
- the nuoN gene encoding NADH-quinone oxidoreductase subunit NuoN produces the protein MLEFTKPTIEYVELLPLLIVLGGACLGIILEAFLPRGKRWLPQVALTLVTIGAALGSTIWLATDLEERADGAARGLVGAEGSIIVDGPSLYLWGLILVFALAGTALFAERRLEHGVSAFAGQAAALPGSEAERESSAQGLEHTEIYPLLLFAVSGMLLFPASGDLLMMFVALEVLSLPLYLLCGLARRRRLLSQESALKYFLVGAFSSGFFLYGAALVYGYAGSVTFAGINEAVRNSAGDRTLLLAGIALLSVGLLFKVGAVPFQSWTPDVYQGAPTAVTAFMSAATKVAAFGALLRLLYVAFGAERWSWQPMLWVVAIATMIVGAVLAVVQTDVKRMLAYSSVAHTGFLLTGVLGVQSAGDLAEGQYTSLEGVLFYLTTYGFATVGAFAIVSVVRDAGGEATGYTRWAGLGKRSPLVAGAFAFFLLSMAGIPLTAGFIGKWAVFTSAMSAGAWPVVLVAIAASIMAVFFYVRHIRLMFFSDPEPGEVGAVSNPSVLTTATVAICLAATVVLGVVPGPVLDLVTRTGDFIR, from the coding sequence ATGCTCGAGTTCACCAAGCCCACCATCGAGTACGTCGAGCTGCTGCCGCTGCTGATCGTCCTCGGCGGCGCCTGCCTCGGCATCATCCTCGAGGCGTTCCTGCCCCGCGGGAAGCGTTGGCTGCCGCAGGTCGCGCTGACCCTGGTCACCATCGGCGCAGCGCTCGGTTCGACCATCTGGCTCGCCACCGACCTCGAGGAGCGCGCGGACGGCGCCGCCCGCGGCCTGGTCGGCGCCGAGGGCAGCATCATCGTCGACGGCCCGAGCCTCTACCTGTGGGGCCTGATCCTCGTCTTCGCGCTCGCCGGCACCGCGCTCTTCGCGGAGCGCCGCCTCGAGCACGGGGTCTCCGCGTTCGCGGGCCAGGCCGCCGCGCTGCCCGGCTCCGAGGCGGAGCGGGAGTCGTCGGCCCAGGGCCTCGAGCACACCGAGATCTACCCGCTGCTGCTCTTCGCCGTCAGCGGCATGCTGCTCTTCCCGGCCTCCGGCGACCTGCTGATGATGTTCGTCGCGCTCGAGGTGCTCTCGCTGCCGCTCTACCTGCTCTGCGGGCTGGCGCGCCGTCGCCGGCTCCTCAGCCAGGAGTCCGCGCTCAAGTACTTCCTGGTCGGCGCCTTCTCCTCCGGCTTCTTCCTGTACGGCGCCGCGCTGGTCTACGGCTACGCCGGCTCGGTCACCTTCGCAGGCATCAACGAGGCCGTGCGCAACAGCGCCGGCGACCGCACGCTGCTGCTCGCCGGCATCGCGCTGCTCTCGGTCGGCCTGCTGTTCAAGGTCGGCGCGGTCCCGTTCCAGTCGTGGACGCCGGACGTCTACCAGGGCGCCCCCACGGCGGTGACCGCGTTCATGTCCGCCGCCACCAAGGTCGCCGCGTTCGGTGCCCTTCTGCGGCTGCTGTACGTCGCGTTCGGGGCCGAGCGGTGGAGCTGGCAGCCGATGCTGTGGGTGGTCGCGATCGCGACGATGATCGTCGGCGCCGTGCTGGCCGTCGTGCAGACCGACGTCAAGCGGATGCTGGCCTACTCCTCGGTCGCCCACACCGGTTTCCTGCTCACCGGCGTGCTGGGCGTGCAGAGCGCCGGCGACCTCGCCGAGGGGCAGTACACCTCCCTGGAGGGCGTGCTCTTCTACCTGACGACCTACGGGTTCGCCACGGTCGGCGCGTTCGCGATCGTCAGCGTCGTGCGCGACGCCGGCGGCGAGGCCACGGGCTACACCCGCTGGGCGGGCCTCGGCAAGCGCTCGCCGCTGGTCGCCGGGGCGTTCGCGTTCTTCCTGCTGTCCATGGCCGGGATCCCGCTCACCGCGGGCTTCATCGGCAAGTGGGCGGTCTTCACCTCGGCGATGTCCGCCGGAGCCTGGCCGGTGGTCCTGGTGGCGATCGCGGCGAGCATCATGGCCGTGTTCTTCTACGTCCGGCACATCCGGCTGATGTTCTTCTCCGACCCGGAGCCGGGCGAGGTGGGAGCGGTCAGCAACCCGTCGGTCCTGACGACCGCCACGGTCGCGATCTGCCTCGCGGCCACGGTCGTGCTGGGCGTCGTACCGGGGCCGGTGCTCGACCTGGTGACCCGTACGGGAGACTTCATCAGGTGA
- a CDS encoding polyprenyl synthetase family protein encodes MRPPAASASDLALPIDDAALAERLRARLAKVETALFEHAQSRAPFVTEAARHLLSAGGKRFRPLLVLLAAETGDRPDADEVIQAACVVEITHVGSLYHDDVMDEAALRRGADSANSRWDNLVAILTGDWLFAKSSELTAALGPEAVLIQAETFGRLVEGQILETVPPGPGDDPLAHHLEVVAGKTGSLIATSARYGAMFGGASPEVVSALTEYGELVGTAFQLSDDILDIASDSEESGKTPGTDLREGVPTLPVLMARASTDPADARLLELLDPEQSDLAADDALHAEALDLLRKHPAMDEARAYVVARAQEAKALLVALPEGSVRTALEAFADVVATRTA; translated from the coding sequence GTGAGACCACCTGCTGCATCCGCGAGCGACCTGGCGCTGCCCATCGACGACGCCGCGCTGGCGGAGCGGTTGCGGGCCCGGCTGGCGAAGGTCGAGACAGCGCTGTTCGAGCACGCCCAGAGCCGCGCGCCGTTCGTCACCGAGGCGGCCCGCCACCTGCTCAGCGCCGGCGGCAAGCGGTTCCGGCCGCTGCTGGTGCTGCTCGCCGCCGAGACCGGCGACCGGCCCGACGCCGACGAGGTCATCCAGGCGGCGTGCGTCGTCGAGATCACCCACGTTGGCTCGCTCTACCACGACGACGTCATGGACGAGGCCGCGCTGCGCCGCGGCGCCGACTCCGCCAACTCGCGCTGGGACAACCTGGTCGCGATCCTCACCGGCGACTGGCTCTTCGCGAAGTCCTCGGAGCTCACCGCCGCACTCGGCCCGGAGGCCGTGCTGATCCAGGCCGAGACGTTCGGCCGCCTCGTCGAGGGCCAGATCCTCGAGACGGTGCCGCCCGGGCCGGGCGACGACCCGCTCGCGCACCACCTCGAGGTGGTCGCGGGCAAGACCGGCTCGCTCATCGCCACGTCCGCGCGCTACGGCGCGATGTTCGGCGGCGCGTCGCCGGAGGTCGTCTCCGCGCTCACCGAGTACGGCGAGCTCGTCGGCACCGCCTTCCAGCTTTCCGACGACATCCTCGACATCGCCTCCGACTCCGAGGAGTCGGGCAAGACCCCCGGCACCGACCTGCGCGAGGGCGTCCCGACGCTGCCGGTGCTGATGGCGCGCGCCTCCACCGACCCCGCCGACGCGCGGCTCCTCGAGCTGCTCGACCCGGAGCAGAGCGACCTGGCGGCCGACGACGCCCTGCACGCCGAGGCGCTCGACCTCCTGCGCAAGCACCCGGCCATGGACGAGGCCCGTGCCTACGTCGTGGCCCGCGCGCAGGAGGCGAAGGCGCTCCTCGTCGCGCTGCCGGAGGGGTCGGTCCGCACGGCGCTCGAGGCGTTCGCCGACGTCGTCGCGACGCGCACGGCGTAG